One Desulfobaccales bacterium DNA segment encodes these proteins:
- the cobI gene encoding precorrin-2 C(20)-methyltransferase, protein MTTKTGTLYGIGVGPGDPELITLKAVKVLHRVPHIFAACSTKNSYSLALSIVRCHLNGAGIEHLPFPMSKDPQVLASAWEENARRVLEVLDTGSDAAFVTLGDPLTYSTFGYLLKTLKRLQPKVRIVTIPGITSYSAAAALTHIPLTEGEESFYLVSGALGAANLKEVIDKSDNIVILKTYRYFDEIYQTLEEMDLLDRTTCISRCGLDGETVVENLRDLKGRELPYLSMVIIKKQGKGY, encoded by the coding sequence ATGACCACAAAAACCGGGACACTTTACGGGATCGGCGTAGGACCGGGAGATCCCGAATTGATCACCCTGAAGGCGGTCAAGGTGCTGCATCGGGTGCCCCACATCTTTGCGGCGTGCTCCACCAAAAACAGCTACAGTCTGGCCCTGAGCATCGTGCGCTGCCACCTTAATGGCGCCGGCATCGAGCACCTGCCTTTCCCCATGAGCAAGGACCCCCAGGTGCTGGCCTCCGCCTGGGAGGAGAACGCCCGGCGAGTCCTGGAAGTGCTGGATACCGGCAGTGACGCTGCCTTCGTCACCCTGGGAGACCCCCTGACCTACTCTACTTTCGGGTATCTGTTGAAGACCCTCAAGCGGCTGCAACCCAAGGTGCGCATCGTCACCATCCCCGGCATCACCTCCTACAGCGCCGCCGCGGCCCTGACCCACATTCCGCTCACCGAAGGGGAGGAATCTTTCTATTTGGTGTCGGGGGCCTTGGGTGCGGCCAACCTGAAGGAAGTTATCGATAAATCAGATAATATCGTGATCCTCAAGACCTATCGCTATTTTGATGAAATCTATCAGACCTTGGAGGAGATGGACCTTCTGGACCGAACCACGTGCATCAGCCGCTGTGGCCTGGATGGTGAAACCGTCGTAGAAAACCTGCGGGACCTGAAAGGCCGGGAATTGCCCTATCTCTCCATGGTCATCATTAAGAAGCAAGGCAAAGGCTATTGA
- a CDS encoding precorrin-8X methylmutase, whose amino-acid sequence GGPSSPGPPLKICFKGENMNWQPRLPSEIEAESFRRIEAQVGPHHLPPEVWFVVRRMIHTTADPEYLTSARIHPVAIAAGVEALKRGNPVATDTRMLLAGISTGRLGRLGAEAFCLMDDPEVAEEAQRRGTTRAAVALERSLPRLAGGIVAIGNAPTALLRLLELLADGAPRPALVVGVPVGFVNAAESKDALARQDCPYITALGPKGGSAVAASIINALAIMALEETPS is encoded by the coding sequence CGGGGGACCCTCGTCCCCCGGTCCTCCCCTCAAGATATGCTTCAAAGGAGAAAACATGAACTGGCAACCCCGTCTCCCCTCAGAGATCGAGGCCGAGAGTTTCCGCCGCATCGAAGCCCAGGTGGGACCGCACCACCTGCCGCCCGAGGTCTGGTTCGTGGTCCGGCGCATGATCCACACCACCGCGGACCCGGAGTACCTCACTTCGGCCCGTATTCATCCTGTGGCCATTGCCGCCGGGGTGGAGGCTTTGAAACGGGGCAACCCGGTGGCCACTGACACCCGCATGCTCCTGGCGGGCATCTCCACCGGCCGTCTGGGCCGTCTGGGGGCGGAGGCCTTCTGTCTCATGGACGATCCGGAAGTGGCGGAAGAAGCGCAGCGCCGCGGCACTACCCGGGCTGCGGTAGCCCTGGAGCGGAGTTTGCCGAGACTGGCCGGAGGTATCGTGGCCATCGGCAACGCCCCCACCGCCCTGTTGCGCTTGCTGGAGTTGCTGGCGGATGGGGCCCCGCGGCCGGCCCTCGTAGTGGGAGTGCCGGTGGGATTTGTCAACGCTGCGGAATCAAAAGACGCCCTGGCTCGCCAGGATTGCCCTTACATCACCGCCCTGGGGCCGAAAGGCGGCTCCGCGGTGGCAGCCAGCATCATCAATGCCCTGGCCATCATGGCCTTGGAGGAGACGCCGTCATGA